The DNA region TCTACCAAACAGCTGCGAAGAACGGAAGCCTGGAAGTAGAATACCAGGTAGCAGGCTTGGACAATTTAGTTTTCTGTGGTATTGAAAACACAGCTGACATTCtctgtgtcattctctctctgtgtgtttgtttggtgAAATTGACAGTGCCTCTATTATAACAGTGTTATAAGTTGTATTAGTCAGTCAGTTACTGGATGCTTTATTGTTACAGCCAAAGGACTTTGCTCAGATGCAAATAATAAGATAAGGCATCTTCCTTCTATACAGGTGGAGCCTATAAGACAAAGCCAGCTTGCATAGCTGCTGGCATGCAATAATAATATGTTACCAAAGCGACTAGGGGGAGgaagctgagctacagaggaccaccaaggCATGAAGGGCCAAGGCAGGGGAAGTGTTTGGAAAAAGGGATCCACTGTGTCAGCATAAGGCCAGATACTCAAACTAACCTCTGAgctatagtagctgtagtaggCCTATggcttcttcctcctctttccttcagacatgtaaggagaaggagagagcttACCACCAAATGTTGGCCTACTTGGTGTGTTAGTTAGTAGTCAAGCGCTTTGCTGCAAAATGCATATTAATGATGAAGATGTTATCACTTATACTatagcattttagtcatttagcagacacggtTGCAGAGTTAGTCAGTTGACTAGTATAAAAGGGTAAACCATTACGGGTTAAGCCCTTCATAAATTAAAGTTGAAGTGATGCGCATCATGCTACCGTATCAATGCCTACTCTATGAAACCCAATCATCTGGCAGACACATGACTGTGGTAGGATGTCATGTTCCTCGCCACCCAACCCGCCAAGCCGTGACACATTTCTGtggactttgtgtgtgtgtgtagtctgtgtGGAGCCTGGCAGGCTTACTGTGGTATCCACACAGCAACAGCTGAGACACACAGGGCTGAGAGAGACGACAGCTTGAGAGAGCAAGCTGAAGGACTGTGGGGATTGAGCCGTTTTATACAGCagtctgtggtgtgtgtctgtctgacctgcctgtctgtctgtccgtctgttaCCCTCTCTCAACCAAGACCATGACACCACACTGGCAATGGCAGTGACTCATGCCTAAGGCCTAGTTTATATGGCCCAACATGCTGTGTTTCCCTCCTTATGTTTCTGCTGCCTGAGAGTGGAGTTAATTTGACATAAACAGACAGGTGGTGGGGAGTGGGTATAGTGGGTTTAGCTCATATCTACTGTGCTGTAGAGTTTGAATATGGCAATCAGAGACTGATAATGAGCTGTGCAAACACTTGGACAAATAATATATACATTGTTGTTGTGGAGTGTATAGTACACCTGTATACCCacttatttttcagtgggcattgcatatactcacttcttaatccccacaatgcatatcaaagtagtgtagtggaggtatacgccatatcaattaataaggctgatggaacagatcagaatgtttagcttaaaacaATTATTTCTTGACAATTTAGGAGGTAGGCCTACGCACGATGGTTCCAAAATGAAATTTGAAGGGAGAACACTGTTCTAAAATATCAACATGCGAgcggtttcatggacagagatggaaatatctGTTAGAAATGTAGAAAGAAGGGGGatttaaagatgcaacaactatcatgggttgctaatatgactaggataatgcCTTTGGTTGCTAGACAATGAAAGAAGGTTGAccgaaaaccaatagaacaggagaatgcATATGAGGaggtctttataaaataattgcctccacgtttctatggtgggattttggctttaggctactttagagcaaggtaagacatgcctcatatgaagtaaaacgtccaggtttcaaacaattaaggatCATGAAAAATGTAGCGATGCATAgttggaaaggctttcccaaaatccttatcaattaaatgttaactagctacaaagtagcctatgcttacctggcagaatgatatcatgattatttgcatcaatccaatggtcatttgttttgcaaactccatatcatgtgctacagaaacacagctaaccaaacaacagtgctaggtgcctgtgcacttgaattaaagggtaactacatttttcccagacctcaaaagtggtatcctgatgtggtttaagcattgttatggacttagaacatcACATTTAGTTGTTTGTCTATGAAGTGTGACTTTCAGAGCAAAaaaactgaagaaaaatataaacaaaTTCGGACTCCGTTGACAGCCTAATTTATGTTTCAATAGTAGGGCTATTAGTTTACTTGCATAGTACAGCTTGGGTTagcctgactgtgaaagaccaatatgggatttatcattttaggtcgttcagagtgtatgtcactgtATCTCATAGAATGTTTTACAGAGGGCGCCTTTCCGTCGCCGGGCGGGCCGTTTTAGAAATGTTGGGCAACAtttgagtatacccacttctccaggcaccactacaacACTGACTCTACCACCACTACAGTGTTCATGTGTCTACAGTATGTATGGACGTGGAGATGTGTGTGTAGACCTGGTGGCGTTCAGTCTGTCTATGGTGTCAGTCTGTAAAACTGGATATTCTCATAGGAACACTTTGAGTTAGATTATAATATAATTTCAACCATTCCCTCCTATTCCAGGTGATTGCAGGTGCAGGCCTGGATGTAGGCTTCACTCTGATCTCCCCTAGCGGATACAAGCTGGCCTCTGAGTTCAGGACATCTGACGGCATCCACACGTGAGTGGGCAAAACTTACTAACACAACCCTgacctcctctaacctctctggagtGGTATGAAGGTCTCACCATGCTCGAGGATGTATGATTCAAAGTCTGTGTATTTTTTGTAAGGTGATGCCAAAGACACCTTTCCATCCTCTGGCTTACGGACAGTAAAGTTCTACACTATTCTCTATGACAGTTTGAATACTGTCTGACTTGCTCTGACCCTCTCTGACGTCATGTTTTTCTTCCTCATTGGTCTGTCTCCCAGGGTGGAGCCTACAGAGGATGGAGACTACCGGCTGTGTTTTGACAACAGCTTCAGTAAGCTGTCTGAGAAGATGGTGTTCTTTGAGGTGATCGTTGATGGCCAGACTGGGGACGCCTGGGGGGACGAAGAGTGGGCTGACATGGCCGAGCCGGAGAGCATGGTGGAGTACAAACTGGAAGACATCAGGGTGAGAAGGAAAGGAGGAATACTCTAACTCTCAGCCACTGGGACTGGTGTCTTTCTATCACTCTGTTTTTACACATCCCTTTTTTTGTCTCTTTTCATCCTTTTCGTCTGTCCTGTCTCACGTTTTTCCTCTCTTTCCTGCTGTCAATGTTCTATCTGTATTGGAAAGATGTAGATGTTTTTATCACTGGTGTGTAACACCAACAAAATTCCTAGGAGCCATTTGTTGCACAGCAATACATTCCTGTCTCCCACCTtacccactgtctctctccctgcctctccctgtAGGAGACCATGGACTCAGTGCACAGGCACCTGGAGCGGAGCCGTCAAGTTCAGACCATGCTGAGGGCCTTCGAGGCCCGGGACCGCTACCTACTGGAGGACAACCTGTGGAGGGTCTCCTTCTGGTCCTCCATGAGCCTCCTGGTCATCCTGACCGTGGCCGTCACACAGGTCTACACCCTCCGACGCCTCTTCGACGACAAGAAGAGGGTCTGCAAACCCTAGTGTCCAGTGTCATCTTCCATCACCCCCACACCCATCCCAGTGGTATCTTCCACCATCCCCACACCATTCCCAGTGGTATCTTCCAGCAGACCCACACCCTTCCCTGTGATATTTTCCACCACGCCCCACATCATGCCCAGTGGTATCTTCCAGCAGACTCACACCCGGCCCAATAGTATCTTCCACCACCTCCACACTCTTCCCAGTGGTATCTTCCTCAAAGATGCCATAGAAGGGTGTTGGGACTAACAGGACCCTACTGTAAAATAATGGTCTCAGAGATTGAAGAAGAGAGAGACTATTGACAACAGTGATGTGTGGTAAATTAGTGACTGTTAGCAAGGATTTAGTGATGTTTGTGTGTGATGAACTTGATTCAGCTTTTGAGTGGCAGAAAAGGGCATGTTTGTATGTGAGTCATGAACACTGTATAATGATGTTTTGACAATTTAGTGTCAATCTACGAAACAAGAAACCAATGCAATAATAGACCATGTGGTTGTATGTTTTTAACATGGGATCTTAAGAGTGACATTAAAAAGGTTATTTATTTAATGACATGGTTATAACATAACTACAcctaaataaacacacacaaaaaacattatACTGTGATATAAgtgtgtaaatgtaaatataagttAATTGTGGAGAAAGAGTAGCCTCGCAAAGCCACTGATCCCGTCAGCTTATATTAAACACTGCAGCGGTTATCAGTCTGGTAATTACTAAGCAAGAGAAAGAGGTCTTAAATGAAACAATGACTGGTCTCATAAGGGACGGTTTATTGAATTACAGATATTACATTTTTATTGACATTTAAAGTGTTTGACAGAGATCTGGTGAGATGAAGCCAGGAGAATGTTGCACAGTCAACCACAAGCATGGTTGTTATATACATCTCCAACACCACAAAACAAGATACAATCATTAATTTGAAAATAGATTGTATTTATAAAACCATAAAATCTCCATGATCAATTCCTTTCAATTACAGGTAGTGCAAGTTTGAGTGTCAAAAGTGTGCGGCGAAAGAAAATAAGGCAAGCTTATTGGCTACAATAAAACAGCACTGGATTAAAGGCATATTGCAAAGTTCTGCAGCTGACAACAGTTGGATCTATTATTGACATTGTACTACATTATAATCACATTACCGGTATATGCCCTCTTCATATAATTACCCTTACTACAGTATAAATAaagtgtataataataatatatatatatgccatttagaagaggcttttatccaaagcgacttacagtcgtgtgcaTACATGTCacatatgggtggccccagctGTAATCGAACCTACGACCCTTGGCGTTGCACGCGCAATGCTTTACCGACTGACCCTTGCGTAAGGCATCCATTGGAACTGGAATATAGATGGTTTGAAGTTCTCTGACTCCTGAACATGACATGACCCTTGCTATTAAAAGTTGTGTATGCTTCTGTGCTTACTCATCGGTGCTGTACCCAGCACTACCTGATTCATTCAACTGTTCCTAGCATCCTTCACCTCATCCCATCAAATAGTCACCCTACCGTTTGGCTTTTGGGGCCCTCCTCCCAATACACTACCATAGAATATTAAGGCTTGTCATCATCCCAAGTGGTGTTCCCCAACTGACACATCAAGTGATTAACTGTAGCATCGAATACAATGCAGTATGAGTGAGATCTCAAATGGTCCTATCTACAATTCCACC from Coregonus clupeaformis isolate EN_2021a unplaced genomic scaffold, ASM2061545v1 scaf3278, whole genome shotgun sequence includes:
- the tmed1a gene encoding transmembrane emp24 domain-containing protein 1a; the encoded protein is MENVIAGAGLDVGFTLISPSGYKLASEFRTSDGIHTVEPTEDGDYRLCFDNSFSKLSEKMVFFEVIVDGQTGDAWGDEEWADMAEPESMVEYKLEDIRETMDSVHRHLERSRQVQTMLRAFEARDRYLLEDNLWRVSFWSSMSLLVILTVAVTQVYTLRRLFDDKKRVCKP